In Planktothrix sp. FACHB-1365, the sequence AATATATTTCCCTTGAGAGTGTTCAATACAAAAATTACTATTTTGTGCAAGTCCGAGAGGGTTATGGGTTAAAATAGAAATGGGAATGGTGGTTTGTTCTTGAAAGGATTGAGCGATCGCTACAGTCTGATCGAGAGAATGATCATCAGAAATAATTAATTCAATTGCAGAATAGGTTTGAGATAAAACACTAGAAATTGCTTCAGCAATAAATTGTTCTCCATTATAAGTGGGAATACAAACACTCACTAAACATAATTCTTGAACTTTGAACCTTTGATTTTCTGATTCAAAAAAATCATTTATTTTAAGTTTATATAGTTTTTGATTCAGATAATAAAATTTGTTATAGCTTTGATTATTTTTTAATTTTAATTTAAAATCAAACGGTTCTGTAATTGTTGAACTTTCTTGTGAAATAATCTCTGTTTCCCCAATTGATTTTCTAAAAATTCCTTGAATTTCTGGTTTTTCACCTAGATTTAAATGCTCTAAATCCCATTGATTATTACTATAAACTCCCCAAATTTCTAACTGATTATCTAAAATTTCAATCGCTTCCTGTAACCCTTCAGAGAAAAATACTACCGGATATTGTATCCAAATAATATACTTCCCTTTTGCTTTTGAAATAGCTTGGTTAAAAATAGTTTCTGCTGTCTGGGAAGGTTCAAACCCCAAAAATTGATGACCTTGCAATTCTAAATAATTCCGAATATCTTCTAACTCAAAACTCAATAAATTGCCCTGACCTAAAGTTAAAATAATAATTTCATAATCCACCTCCATCGTGTATTCTAAATCTGTAATAAAATCTAATAAAAAATCCCTCTGTTTCCAGTAGGGAATAATTACCGATAACTGAATTTTTTCTAAATCTAAATTTTTTAACATACAACTTTAGAATAACTGACTAAACACTCAAAGAGAAAATAGTCCCTATTTAATCCAATAAATGGGATAATCAGAACTAACGATTTGTAGCTAAACTCTATCCATGATCCAAACTCCTAAGATTTCTCTACCTTATTTTGATATTCTACTAGAACGTTTCGCCGAGGGCGATACAGATGCACAACAAGTATTTGGTCGTCATGTCCACTGGGGTTACTGGGAAAATCCAGCCAAAGCTGATGGGTCAATTGCAGATTTTGCCGCCGCAGCAGAACAATTATCCCAGCAAGTTTATGCAGCCGCTCAAGTCAAAGATGGCTATCGCGTACTGGATGCGGGATGTGGTTTTGGCGGCACAATTGCCAGTTTGAATGAGAACTTTAATCAGATGCAGCTAGTCGGTTTAAATATTGATGCTCGA encodes:
- a CDS encoding glycosyltransferase family 2 protein; amino-acid sequence: MLKNLDLEKIQLSVIIPYWKQRDFLLDFITDLEYTMEVDYEIIILTLGQGNLLSFELEDIRNYLELQGHQFLGFEPSQTAETIFNQAISKAKGKYIIWIQYPVVFFSEGLQEAIEILDNQLEIWGVYSNNQWDLEHLNLGEKPEIQGIFRKSIGETEIISQESSTITEPFDFKLKLKNNQSYNKFYYLNQKLYKLKINDFFESENQRFKVQELCLVSVCIPTYNGEQFIAEAISSVLSQTYSAIELIISDDHSLDQTVAIAQSFQEQTTIPISILTHNPLGLAQNSNFCIEHSQGKYIKFLYQDDILLPNCIEKMVSLAEIDPDIGLVFSPRKMFFLNQENIDLDLIAVYQDFANLHQSWSKLNSIQWGIELLNDPNLWEHPINKIGEPSTVLLRKSIFEIITGFDPELNQLVDLDLWWRILGQFKVGFVEETLSYFRLHLHQKTYENMQQDQAMDLNFYHKIYSHPDYDFFSPSSREQAFLIYDFILNNRVDSVKNYKD